Sequence from the Qipengyuania gaetbuli genome:
GTTTGCGTAAACCTCAAGCAGCAAGGGCGCAAGAACAGTTTCAGTTTGCAATGGAGAGAGCGAGATGTCCGAGGAAGTGCTGACCGAGGTCGACAACGGCGTCCTGATTGTCACGATCAACCGTCCCGAAGCCAAGAACGCCATGAACAAGGCCGCTGCCGAGGGCATCGCGGCGGCAATGGACCGTCTCGATGCGGACGACGACCTGCGCGTCGGCATCCTGACCGGCGCTGGCGGCACCTTCTGTTCGGGCATGGACCTCAAGGGATTCCTGCGCGGCGAATCGCCCAGCATCGAAGGTCGCGGATTCGGCGGCGTGGTGCAGGCCCCGCCGAAGAAGCCGCTGATTGCGGCCGTCGAAGGCTATGCGCTGGCCGGCGGGCTCGAACTGATGATCGCCTGCGATCTCGTGGTGGCGAACAAGGATGCCAAGTTCGGTATCCCCGAAGCGAAGCGCGGACTTGTTGCTGCGGCCGGCGGCGTGATGATGCTGCCCGACCAGATCCCCGAACGCGTTGCCATGGAACTGGCGCTGACCGGCGATTTCATCGGTGCGGACCGCGCCTATGAACTCGGCCTCATCAACCGCGTGGTCGATGGCTCGGCGCTGATCGGTGCGCGCGAACTGGCCGACCGGATCGTTGCCAATGGCCCGCTTGCGGTGCGCGTCTCCAAGCAGATCATCAAGGAATCGCGCGGCTGGCCGATGGACGAACGCTACAATCGCCAGGCCCAACTGATCGCGCCGGTCTTCGTTTCCGAAGACGCCCGCGAAGGCGCAGCTGCCTTCGCCGAGAAGCGCAAGCCGAACTGGAAGGGCAAGTAAGACCCTAAGAAGCGATAGAAAGTCACGAGAGAGGAACCCCCGGAATGCCCGTCATCGACGTACCCCAGCCCGCTTTCATGGACGACGAGGAAATCTCGATCTTCGCCGATGCCGTGGGCAAGTTCTACCAGCAGCATGCCCCTGAAAAGCGCGTGCTCAAATGGCGCGAGGAAGGCCAGGTCGAACGCGATTTCTGGCGCGAGGCGGGCGAGGCGGGCCTACTCGGCGTGTCGGTGCCGGAGGAATATGGCGGCCATGGCGGCGACTTCCGTCATGACATGGTGGTGATCGACCAGCAGGCCAAGCACGGCGTCGAAGGCTTTGCCGCCAGCCTGCACAACACTGTGATCCTGCCGTATCTCGTGCGCCACGGCACCGAAGAGCAGAAGAAGAAGTACCTGCCCAAGCTGGTCACTGGCGAACTCGTCAGCGCCATCGCCATGACCGAGCCGGGCGTGGGGTCCGACCTCCAGAGCGTCACCACGACAGCGCTGAAGGACGGCAATGGCTACCGCATCAACGGGGCCAAGACCTATATTTCCAACGGGCAGACGGCCGATTTCATCATCGTCGTCGCCAAGACCGACCCGAACGAGCGCGCCAAGGGCATTTCGCTCATGCTGCTCGAGACGGAAGGGGCCGAAGGCTTCCAGCGCGGCAAGAAGCTCGACAAGATCGGGCTGGACGCGGCCGATACCTCCGAACTGTTCTTCGACGATGTCTTCGTCCCGGCGGAAAACGTTCTCGGCGGTGTGGAAGGCAAGGGCTTCTATCAGCTGATGGGCGAACTGCCGCAGGAACGCCTGATCATCGCCATGGGCGCGATGACCGGCATCGAAAAGGCGCTCGAGACCACGATGGAATTCGTCAAGTCGCGCAAGGCTTTCGGCCAGACCATCTGGGATTTCCAGAACACGCAGTTCGTGATGGCCGACCTGAAGGCGCGCGCGACTGCGGCACGGATTTTCGTCAACGATTGCATCGAAAAGCACCTCAAGCGCGAACTCAGTGTCGATACGGCCTGCATGGCCAAGTACTGGGTCACCGAATTGCAGGGTGAAGTGGTCGACAAGTGCCTCCAGTTCCATGGCGGTGCAGGCTTCATCAACGACTACCCGATCGCGCGCATGTATCGTGACAGCCGCATCACCCGCATCTTCGGCGGGTCCAACGAAGTCATGAAAATGGTGATTGCGCGCTCGATGTAGTGTTCTGACTCGATCCTCGGGGCTAGTGATCTGGTCCCAGGGAATTCGGGGAGGGGCTACTCAGGCCTCCACCACCTTCTGTTCGATCGCGCCGAAGATGGAGTGACCTTCGCCGTCGCGCATTTCGACGCGCACCGTGTCGCCCGGCTTCATGAAAGGGGTCTTCGGCTCGCCGTCCGCGATGGTCTCGATCATGCGGATTTCCGCGATGCAGCTGTAGCCGAGACCGCCTTCGGCGACCGGCTTGCCCGGATCGCCATCGGGGCCCTGGTTCGAGACGGTGCCCGAACCGATGATGCTGCCTGCACAAAGGTTCCGGGTCTTGGCGGCATGGGCCACCAGGTCGGCGAGGCTGAAGGTCGCATCGACGCCCGCATTGGCACGGCCGAAAGGCTGGCCGTTGTAATCGACCATCAGCGGCAGGTGGATGACATTGCCCTGCCACGCATCGCCCAGCTCGTCGGGCGTGACGGCGACCGGCGAGAAGGCGCTGGCAGGCTTGGACTGGAAGAAGCCGAAGCCCTTGGCCAGTTCGCCCGGGATCAGGCCGCGCAGGGACACGTCGTTGACCAGCATGACCAGCTTGATGTGCCCTGCTGCCTGTTCGGAAGTGACGCCCATCGGCACGTCGTCGGTGATGACGGCGACTTCGCCCTCCATGTCGCAGCCCCACTTGGTGTCGCCCAGCGGGATGTCGTCGCGCGGGGCGAGGAAGCTGTCGCTGCCGCCCTGGTACATCAGCGGGTCGTGGTAGAAGCTCTCCGGCACTTCCGCGCCGCGTGCCTTGCGGACCAGTTCGACGTGGTTGATGTAGGCCGAGCCGTCGGCCCACTGGTAGGCACGCGGCAGCGGCGAATGCGCCTCGCGCTCGTGGAAGCGTGCGCACGGCACGACCTGGTGTTCGACATCGATGTAGAGCGCTTCTAGCCTGGGCGCGATCTCGTCCCAATTGTCGAGCGCGGCCTGCAGCGTCGGAGCGATGTTGTCGGCGGCGCAGTAGCGGGTGAGGTCCTTGGAGACGACCACCAGCTTGCCGTCGCGGGTTCCGTCCTTGATTGTGGCGAGCTTCATGGGGCTATTTCCTCTCAGGATTGTCTATCTGGTTGTCCGGATGGGCCCGCTGGAAGGCGGGCAGGGCAAGGCAGGCCTGCTCGACCCGGGTGATGTGGGGCATGGCGCCGAAGTCGAAGGCGAAGCGCTGCGCATTGTAGACCTGCGGCAGCAGGCAGACCTCGAAGAAGCCGGGTTTGTCGAACAGGAAGTCGCCCGTTCCCAGCTGCGCAAGCCGCGCTTCGAGCGGTTCGAGCGTGCGGGCAAGCCAGTGGCGGTACCACACGCCGATCTCGTCCTGCGACTTGCCGTATTCATTGGCGAGGTACTTGAGCACCGGCAGGTTCAGCGGCGCGTGCAGTTCGGTGGCGATGGCGTAGGCCAGTTCGCGCGCGGTGTAGCGGTCTTCGACATCCGCCGGCAGCAGTGGGTTTTCGGGATAGGCTTCGTCCAGCCATTCGAGCTGCGCCATCGACTGCGCACGGTCGCGCCCGTCGGCTTCGAGCAACGGCACCGAGCCGAACGGGTTGCGGCTGGTGAAGGCTTGGCCCTTCTGTTCCGAAGTCAGCAGGTTCACCGGCACGTATTCGTAATCCAGCCCCTTCAGTTCCAGCGCGATGCGCAGGCGGTAGCTGGTCGACGAGCGGTAGTAGCCATGCAGCTTCATCATGCGGCCTCTCCTACAGCTTGGAACAGATGGAACACGGTCCAGGCGGAAAAAGCGCCGGGCGTACCAGAGCCTGCTTTTGCGCGGGTTGCTGCGGTTCTCGGCTCTCTCATGAGACCCTGATGCCACCACGCGCAAAAGTAGGAAAGGGCATCAGAACGCGGCAATCCCGGTGATGGCCCGGCCGAGGATCAGCGCATGGACGTCATGCGTGCCCTCGTAGGTGTTGACCGTTTCCAGGTTCACCATGTGACGGATCACCTGGTATTCCTCGGAAATGCCGTTGCCGCCGTGCATGTCGCGGGCCTTGCGCGCGATATCGAGCGCCTTGCCGACATTGTTGCGCTTCACGATCGAGATCATGTCGGGCGAGAACCTGCCTTCGTCCATCAGGCGCCCGACGCGCAAGGATCCCTGCAGGCCGAGCGAGATTTCGGTCATCATGTCGGCAAGCTTCAGCTGGTAGAGCTGCTTCGATGCCAGCGGCACGCCGAACTGGTGACGGTCGAGGCCGTACTGGCGCGCGGCGTGCATGCAGAATTCGGCTGCACCCAGCGCGCCCCAGCTGATGCCGTAGCGTGCGCGGTTGAGGCACCCGAAAGGACCCTTGAGGCCCTGCACTTCGGGCAGCAGCGCATCCGCACCCACCTTGACCTCGTCCATGACGATCATGCCGGTGGTCGAGGCGCGCAGCGACAGCTTGCCCTTGATCTTGGGAGCGGAAAGCCCCTCCATTCCCTTTTCGAGGATAAAGCCGCGGATGCCGCCGCCATGCGCCTCGCTCTTCGCCCAGACGACGAAGACGTCGGCGAAGGGGGCGTTGGAAATCCAGGTCTTGGAGCCGGAGATCTTGTAGCCGTCGCCATCCTTCTTCGCGACGGTCTTCATGCCTGCCGGGTCGGAGCCCGCGTCGGGTTCGGTCAGGCCGAAGCAGCCGATCAGTTCGCCGCTGGCGAGGCCGGGGAGGTATTTGCGCTTCTGTTCTTCCGAACCATAGGCGTGGATCGGGTACATCACGAGGCTGGACTGGACCGAGGCCATCGAGCGGTAGCCGCTGTCCACGCGCTCGATCTCGCGCGCGATGAGGCCGTAGGCGACGTAGCTGGCGCCTGCGCCGCCGTATTCCTCGGGCACGGTCGCACCCAAGAGGCCGGCCTGGCCCATCAGCGGGAAGAGTTCGGGCGCGTCCATTTCCTCGCGATAGGCGTCGGTCACGCGCGGCTGCAGCTCGCCCTGTGCAAAGGCATTGGCTGCATCGCGGATCATCCGCTCTTCCTCGGTCAGCTGGTCGTCGAGGTTGAACGGGTCTTCCCAGTCGAAGGGCACCATCCCGCTGTTAGGGCCGGCCATATAGTCTCCTTTGTTACGGGTCGGGCACTGGCACCAAGCGCGGCGCGGTGCAAGGCCGGACAAGCGCCCTTTCAGGCCACTTCCGCATCGCCTGTAGAAAAGAGGGCATATTCGCCCTCGTCGCATAGTCCCGTGACCCATTCCTCGCCCACTTTCAGCCAGGCGTGGAACCGGGGGTGGTCGCCCGGTGCGCGCTGGGTGCCGATGTAGAGGTCGGAGGCGATCCCGCGCCGCTCCAGCATCCAGCGGGCTGCCAGCGCCTGCGGCAGGCAATTGGGAGCGCCGGGCACGTTGCGCAGCGCGCGCATCACGGCAAGGCGCATGCGCCTGACCGTGCCGAGATCGACGGCCCCGCTTCCGCCTTGCGGCGCAGCGCAGCCGATCGAGCCGAAGCGCGATCGCCAGCGGCGCGGCGGCACCATCGCGACCAGCAGCCTTGCGTAGAGCAGCAATCCCATCGCCTCGAAAGTGGCGATCCGGTCGGCGCCGTCTAGGGCCAGGAAGGACTGGAGCTTCGACATGAAGCGCCCAGCATATCACGTGCCGGCGCGCTTTGCCTCACTTAACGAGCGGCAGGGCCTTGCGGCAATCCTCGGCGCATTCGCGGCACATGGTGGCGCATAGCTGGCGGTGCGGATTGTTCTGCTGGCTGCATAGCGCAGCAAACATTCCGGCAAGCGAGAATCAGTGGGTCAGGGCAGCTTCCTGCACCGAATGGATGACTTCGGCTGGCGGGCAGGGCTTTGCCAAGGCGCGAGCGCCGGGGAAGCGTTCGTGCACTTGGTCGGGCGTCAGCTGGCCGGAATGGAAGATGACCTTCACGTCTTCCGCCATCATCTGTTCGGCGAGCGGATAGACGATGCCATCGCCAAGCTGGACGTCGAGGATCGCGATGTCGGGCTTGTTCTTCTGGTAGGCGAGCATGGCCGACGACAGGTCGTCGAACGGGCCTTCCACGACGTAACCGGCTTCCGCCACGGTATCGCACAGGTCGTAGCCGATAATCAGTTCATCCTCGGCCACGAGAATGCGCAAAGGTTGCTGCAAATGTCCCATCCGTGTCTCCTCACGCGCTCTCGACCCATAGGATTAACGCGTGGGGAGGGGATGGTTCCCGGATCAGGCAGTGGCGCCGTATTTCTGCGTAAAGCCCGCCGTGTCCCCCTTGGCGAGGAAGGCGGCCTGGCCGACCCAGTCGTCGCGGCGGATGCGGCCTTCGAAACGGCCGAGCTGCGCGTCGATCCGGTCGATTTCGGCATCGTCCCAGGCGGCGATCTGCTCGAACCGGGTGACGCCGAGCGAGGTCAGCGTTGCGGCCAGTTTCGGACCGACGCCCTTGATGCGGGTGAGGTCGTCGCCTCCGGACGCAGCGGTTGCGGGTGCAGCGGCCTGCGTCGCATCGCGGGTAGCGGCGGGCGCACTGTCGATCAGCGCGGCATTGCGCTGCGCTTTTTCCGCGCCTTCGTCCAGCACGTCGCTTTTCGCGCCGGTGACGCGGGTGCGCTTGCCTGCGTGGAAGAGGTAGAATGCGACGACCAGCCCGATGACGAGGGCGACGACGACCAGCAGCCACTGTTCGGCGATGAGTTCGCTCATAGCGTATCCTTCTCCTGCATATCTTCCGTATCCGGCGCCGGTGCGCGGCCCCAGACGGTCCAGCCGATGGCGAGGCCGATCCCGTAGGCGGCCAGCATGAGGGCGGTGGTTTCGAGCCAGATGGGCATCAGCGCGGTCCCGGCGTATCGACTGGCGTGGGTTTGAGCGGCTCGATCCGGACGACCGAGAATTCGATGCGGCGATTGGCCGGATCATTGGGGGCTAGGCCCTCGACCGGCTCGGCCGAGCCGACGCCCTGCGCGCGCAGACCGTCGCGCGGGATGCCGCGCTGGACCAGCGCCTCGCGCACGGCGCGCGCACGGTCCATGCTGAGCGCGATATTGCCCGGCTCGGTGCCCGTGTCGTCGGTATGGCCGGTAATCGCGATGATCGAGCCGAGGCAGGGGCGCAGCGCGTCCGCCACCTCGTCGATCAGGATCATGCTGACCGGCAGCAATTCCGCGCTTGCTTCCTCGAAACGGATCGAGCGGGTGCGCAGCAGGCCTTCGACGTCTTCCTGGCAGTGCAGCGGCTCGTATTCGATCGCGCCCGCTGCGGCATTGGCGAAACCGTCTTCCCAGCTCGTCCCGCCCACGCCGGGGAGCGAGGCGACCAGCCGCGCGGCTTCGGCGCGGCGGCCTTCGTCAAGCTTCTCGCCGCCAGAGAGCATGGGATGGCGCGTGGGCGCACCGAAGCGGTCGGTGAACTTGGCGCTGACCATGCCGAGGCCGGCTTCCTTCAGTGCCGCATCGGCCTGTTCGGCCAGGCGAGTGCCCATGGCGTCGGCGCCCGGTCCGCTCGCCACATAGCCGAGCGCCGCCACAAAGGCGGCACCGAGCGCGATGGTAAGGGCGGGGCGCGACGTCATCGCCCCGCCTTCTAGCCGCGCGCCGCGTGGGTGCAAGACCTGCGGCGCGCGGGGCGGGGTATTACATCTGCGCTTCGGCCGTGCGGGCGAGCTCGACGAACTCCTGCCGCCAGAAATCCCGCTGGTTTCCGGCGAGCCGGACGACCTGGTCCCAGCCGAAATCGGCCAGCAGCGCATCGCCGCGCAGCTTCTGGCCATAGGCTGCAACGGCAGTGGCAAAGGCGAAGTCGCCCTGCGGCAGGCGCCGCGTTTCGAGGGCAGTTGCAGGCAGGCGGTACTGCAGCAGCTTCGACTGCGATGCGCCGGGCAGCTTGTAACGCAGCTGGACGAAGGCGGCCTCGTCGGCGGGGCCGGAAGCGGCCTTGCCCTTGTTCGCGTCGTAGCGGCGCTCGCCGACCCAGCCCTTCGCGCCTGCGGGGATCACCTCGTAGAGCGCGGTGACCTGGTGACCTGCCCCGATATCGCCGGCATCGACGCGGTCATTGGCGAAATCCTCTTCGCGCAGCACGCGGTTCTCGTAGCCGATCAGGCGGTACTGGCTGACTGCGGCGGGATTGAATTCGACCTGGATCTTCACGTCCTTGGCGATGGTGAAGAGCGTGGAGCTCATCTCGTCGCGCAGCACCTTCTTCGCTTCCAGCGCGGTGTCGATATAGGCGTAATTGCCGTTACCGTGGTCGGCGATCTGCTCCATCATCGCCTCGTTGTAATTGTCTGTACCGAAGCCGAGCGTGGTCAGCGTGATGCCGCTGTCGCGCTTCCGCTCGATCATGTCGACCAGCGTGTCGGTGTTGGAAATGCCGACGTTGAAATCGCCGTCCGTGGCCAGGATCACGCGGTTCACGCCGCCCTTGATGAAGCCTTGCTCGGCCATGGCATAGGCGAGTTCGAGCCCCGCCGCGCCGGCAGTCGATCCGCCTGCGCCGAGCCGGGCGAGGGCGGCGCGTACCTTGGCCGGGCTGCTGGTGGGTTCGAGCACGACGCCCGTGCTGCCCGCGTAGACGACGATCGACACCTTGTCCTTGCCGGTCATTTCCCCGGCAAGGCCGGAAAGCGCCTGCTTGACCAGTGGCAGCTTGTCGTGGCTGTCCATCGATCCGGACACATCGACGAGGAAGACGAGATTGGCCGCCGGACGATCCTCGCGCGGGAGGTCGTATCCGCGCAGGCCCACCCGCACCAGCTTCGCTTGCGCGTTCCACGGGCTGGCCGCCGTGTCGAGTGTGACCGAGAACGGCTTGGTGCGGTCCTGCGGCGCGGCATAGTCATAGCGGAAGTAGTTGATCATCTCTTCCGTCCGCACCGCGTCCTGAGGGGGCAGCTGCCCCATGGTCAGGAAGCGGCGGGCATTGGCATAGGCGCCCGTATCGACGTCGACCGAGAAGGTGGACACCGGCTCCACCGCGGCGATCCGGATGGGCGACACCGCCTCGCCCGCATAGCGTTCGCGGTCTTCCGGCGGGATCAGCGCAGGATCGCCGGTCCAGTGCGCCATCACGGGCGGGGGAGCGGCGACGGCCTCGGCACTTTCGTACATCGGCGCATAGGCCGGTTCGGCAATATCCACCGTGGTGACGTGTTCGACCTGCTCGTTCCGGTTTGTCGCTTCGCATCCGGCAAGCAGCAGCAAGGCCATGGTGGATGCCAGCGCCATCGAGCCGCCGGCAAGACGTGTCCGATTGTCCATTTTCTTCCTCTCCACGATTCGTTCTCCCGGATGTGATGTTATTACATAAATAATGGCATCAACAAGGCCAAATTGTGGCACAAATAAGGCGAGAGTCAATCGGACGTGCGTTTGTGCGCGCCGAAACCGGCTGCGAGACGCAAGCAAAATGTTGAATATATTGTGTTTTGGGAAAAAGAGGCAGGGCGCGCCCTAATCGGGCGCTTCTGCCTTATTTCGCTGGAAAAGCACCCGGTCTTCGGGGCCGAAGCCCCGTTTCCAGATGATGAAGCCGTATGTCAGCAGGATCGCCGGTATGCCGAATGCTAGTTCGGCCCATTCGGGAAGCTGTGTGGCAAGCCAGCCGACCAGCACAGCGGGGGCAACTGCATAGACCAGCGCCCAGCGCCAGTTGTTGATCGGATAGCCGAGGATCCGGGTCAGCAGCAGGGCCTTGACGAGGCTTGCCACGCCCAGCGCGACCATCAGGGCGATGGCGGCTGCAGCGGCCTTGAACGGCTCTCCGTAACCCAGCCGCTCGACCAGCAGGATCAGCGTGATCGTCAGCGCCGCCTGGAAAGCGATGGTGCCGACCGAGATGGCAAGGTTGCGCCCCCGCGCGACGTAGATCAGCACCGCTTCGGACACGACCGCAGTCGCGGCGACCACTTCAGCCGCCAGCAGGAAGGCCAGCGCGCCCGTACCGCCGACGAATTCGGGCCCGACGAGGCCCATGACCGCTTCGCCCGGAACGCCCAGCGCCAGCGCGATGCCGGCCTGTGCGGCGATGATCCAGAAGCCCACCTGGCAGACCTGCTTGGCGATCGCCTCGTAGTTCTTCGTCTTCAGGTTCTTGGTGATGACGGGCCCGAGGATCGGCTCGAAACTGGTTTTCAGCTTCTGCGGCAGGCTCGCGACCTGCTGCGCGATGTAATAGACGCCGACTGCGGCGGGTGCGGCGAAGAGGCCGAGGATGAAGATGTCGAGGCGGCGCGTACCCCATTCGATCGCATCGGCCGTTGCCAGCGGCAGGGCGCGCGCGGTGACCTTGCGCATATAGCCGAACTCGGGCCGCCAGCGGCGCGGCGGGCCATAGCTGCGGAAGAAGGACCACAGGCCGACCGCGAGGCCCGCATAGATCGAGGCGAGATAGGCCAGCGCAAGCCCGCTGTCGGCAAGCGCGGGAATGAAGACGAAGACGCCCGCCATGATCGAGATCGTCCACGGCTCCACCACCGCGCGGGCGCGCACCGTGGTGGCAATGTCATAGCGATAGGCCTGCGCTGCCAGCACGATTTCGGTCAGGGCATAGCCGGGAATGGCCAGCACTATCAGCCGGTCGAGCTGGGTGAACTCGCCGCTCGGGAAGAGCGGGGCGGGCACGAACCAGAAGAAGACCGCTGCAATTGCGGAAAACACGATCGCCAGGAGCATCCCGTCGTAAACGAGGTTTGCGGGATGCGCCTCCTCCCCTTCGGCGAGGCGCTGCGCAAGGCCGCGCTTCTCGCCCATGGAACACAGCAGCGCGACCAGCTCGACGACCACCAGCGCGGAAGCGAAGCGGCCCAGAGCATCGGGTCCGTAAAGGCGGCCCGCGATGAACAGGAAAGGCAGGCGCGCCAGCAGACGCAGCAGGAAGCCGAAGAAATTCTGCCGCCCGCCCTTGGCGAGGGCGGTCAGGTCTTCATCCTGCGCGGCGGCACTCATCCGGCATCGCCCAGTTCGGCCTTGAGCGGGCGGGCGAGGATGCCTTCGACCACAGCCTTGGGATTGTCGCCCTGCAGCAGCGCATAGACCGCTGCGACGATGGGCATGGCGACAGCGTGGCGCGCGGCCAGTTCGACCAGCACGGGTGCGGTATGCGCGCCTTCGGCCACGGTGCGCCGGTCGGCCATCAGCGCCTCGGCGCTCTGGCCTTCGCCCAGCGCCTTGCCGAGCGAGAAATTGCGGCTGGAGGTGGAAGAGCAGGTGAGCACGAGGTCGCCGAGGCCGCACAGGCCCGCCAGCGTTTCCGCCCTTGCGCCCAGCGCCTCGCCGAAGCGCAGCATCTCGGCATATCCGCGCGCGATCAGCGCCGCGCGAGCATTCTGGCCAAGGCCAAGCCCGTCGACCACGCCGCAGGCGATGGCGAGGACGTTCTTCACCGCGCCGCCGATTTCCGCCCCGGTCACGTCGTCGGAATAATAGGGGCGGAAGGCAGGGCGGGCGACGACCGGCGAGAGCCTGTCCCATTGCGCCTCGCCGCCGGCGCAGGCGAGCGTCACTGCGGTCGGCAATCCTGCGGCCACTTCATGGGCGAAGGTGGGGCCTGACAGCACTGCGATGGCGCTGCCGGGCGCGGCTTCCTTGGCCACGTGGTTCATCAGGCGCCCCGAACCCGCCTCGATGCCCTTGGAACACAGCACGAGGTCGCGCGGGTGGGCCGGCATGGCAGCCAGCACGCTGCCCATGTGCTGGGCGGGCGTGACCACCAGCAGCACGTCGAGTGCGGCCATGTCGGCAAGGTCCGAGGTGGCGGTAATGCTCTCGGCCAGGCGCGCGCTTGGCAGGAACAGCGAATTGGTGTGCGCGGCGTTGATCTCGGCGACCAGCTCTTCCTCGCGCGCCCAGATGCGCACGTCGCGCCCGTCGCTCGCCAGCATTTGTGCCAGCGCGGTGCCCCAGGCACCGGCTCCGAGAACCCCGACGCTCGTCATGCCTTCACTCCTGCACCGCGCACGGGTTCTGCCTCGGGATCGAGCGGCCAGCGCGGGCGGGCCGAAATATCGAGCGGATCAGGCGCGAAGCCGTCCATCTGCAGGCGCTCGACACCGGCCCAGGCGATCATCGCCGCATTGTCGGTGCAGAGGCGGGGCGGCGGAGCGGTGAAGCGCATCGAATGCTCGCCTGCGAGGGTTTCGAGCGCGGCGCGCACGGTCGCATTGGCGGCCACGCCGCCTGCCACCACCAGAGTTTCAACGGGTCCCATCGCTGCCAGCGCTATCCGCAGCCGGTCGATGACGCAATCGACAGCGGCCTGCTGGAAGCTCGCCGCAATGTCCTCGGGCGCATATTTCCCACTCTCGTGAGCTCGCATGACGGCGCTTTTGAGGCCGGCGAAGGAGAAATGCGGCTCGCCGCTGCCAACCATGGGGCGGGGCAGCGGGACGGCCTTCGCATCGCCCGTCGCCGCCAACCGTTCAACCGCAGGACCGCCGGGGAAGCCGAGGCCGAGGATCTTGGCGGTCTTGTCGAACGCCTCGCCCAGCGCATCGTCGATGGTGGTTGCCAGCCGGCGATAGCGGCCCACGCCGTCGACGCGCAGGATCTGGCAATGCCCACCAGATACCAGCAGCAGCGCATAGGGAAATGCGAGGTCCGCATCGGCAAGGCGCGGGCTCAGCGCATGGCCTTCGAGGTGGTTGATCGCGATGAGCGGTGTATCGCTCGCCATCGCCAGCGCTTTCGCGCTGACCAGCCCGACCATGACCCCGCCGATGAGGCCCGGGCCGGCCGTAGCCGCAATGGCATCGCAATCTTCCAGCGTGACGCCGGCATCCTCCAGCACGCCCGCGATCATCGGGGCGAGCCGTTCGGCATGGGCACGCGCGGCGATTTCGGGCACGACCCCGCCAAAGGGAGCGTGCTCCTCGTCCTGCGAGGCGATCCTTTGCGCAACGATCCGCCGGTTGCCGTCGACCAGCGCGGCGGCGGTTTCGTCGCAGGAACTTTCGATACCGAGAACAAGCGTCATAACTTCGCTTTCCCTTAGCGGTCTCGCTCGCTAGGGCAAGCGACCGCAATGTCCGACACACCGATCATGCGCCTTGGAACCCGCCGTTCGCCGCTCGCCATGGCGCAGGCCGAAGAGACGCGCGCACGCCTGTGCGCTGCCCACGGCTGGGACGTCGGGGCGGTC
This genomic interval carries:
- the tsaD gene encoding tRNA (adenosine(37)-N6)-threonylcarbamoyltransferase complex transferase subunit TsaD, whose amino-acid sequence is MTLVLGIESSCDETAAALVDGNRRIVAQRIASQDEEHAPFGGVVPEIAARAHAERLAPMIAGVLEDAGVTLEDCDAIAATAGPGLIGGVMVGLVSAKALAMASDTPLIAINHLEGHALSPRLADADLAFPYALLLVSGGHCQILRVDGVGRYRRLATTIDDALGEAFDKTAKILGLGFPGGPAVERLAATGDAKAVPLPRPMVGSGEPHFSFAGLKSAVMRAHESGKYAPEDIAASFQQAAVDCVIDRLRIALAAMGPVETLVVAGGVAANATVRAALETLAGEHSMRFTAPPPRLCTDNAAMIAWAGVERLQMDGFAPDPLDISARPRWPLDPEAEPVRGAGVKA
- a CDS encoding NAD(P)H-dependent glycerol-3-phosphate dehydrogenase, which translates into the protein MTSVGVLGAGAWGTALAQMLASDGRDVRIWAREEELVAEINAAHTNSLFLPSARLAESITATSDLADMAALDVLLVVTPAQHMGSVLAAMPAHPRDLVLCSKGIEAGSGRLMNHVAKEAAPGSAIAVLSGPTFAHEVAAGLPTAVTLACAGGEAQWDRLSPVVARPAFRPYYSDDVTGAEIGGAVKNVLAIACGVVDGLGLGQNARAALIARGYAEMLRFGEALGARAETLAGLCGLGDLVLTCSSTSSRNFSLGKALGEGQSAEALMADRRTVAEGAHTAPVLVELAARHAVAMPIVAAVYALLQGDNPKAVVEGILARPLKAELGDAG
- a CDS encoding vWA domain-containing protein; translated protein: MDNRTRLAGGSMALASTMALLLLAGCEATNRNEQVEHVTTVDIAEPAYAPMYESAEAVAAPPPVMAHWTGDPALIPPEDRERYAGEAVSPIRIAAVEPVSTFSVDVDTGAYANARRFLTMGQLPPQDAVRTEEMINYFRYDYAAPQDRTKPFSVTLDTAASPWNAQAKLVRVGLRGYDLPREDRPAANLVFLVDVSGSMDSHDKLPLVKQALSGLAGEMTGKDKVSIVVYAGSTGVVLEPTSSPAKVRAALARLGAGGSTAGAAGLELAYAMAEQGFIKGGVNRVILATDGDFNVGISNTDTLVDMIERKRDSGITLTTLGFGTDNYNEAMMEQIADHGNGNYAYIDTALEAKKVLRDEMSSTLFTIAKDVKIQVEFNPAAVSQYRLIGYENRVLREEDFANDRVDAGDIGAGHQVTALYEVIPAGAKGWVGERRYDANKGKAASGPADEAAFVQLRYKLPGASQSKLLQYRLPATALETRRLPQGDFAFATAVAAYGQKLRGDALLADFGWDQVVRLAGNQRDFWRQEFVELARTAEAQM
- a CDS encoding lipopolysaccharide biosynthesis protein — protein: MSAAAQDEDLTALAKGGRQNFFGFLLRLLARLPFLFIAGRLYGPDALGRFASALVVVELVALLCSMGEKRGLAQRLAEGEEAHPANLVYDGMLLAIVFSAIAAVFFWFVPAPLFPSGEFTQLDRLIVLAIPGYALTEIVLAAQAYRYDIATTVRARAVVEPWTISIMAGVFVFIPALADSGLALAYLASIYAGLAVGLWSFFRSYGPPRRWRPEFGYMRKVTARALPLATADAIEWGTRRLDIFILGLFAAPAAVGVYYIAQQVASLPQKLKTSFEPILGPVITKNLKTKNYEAIAKQVCQVGFWIIAAQAGIALALGVPGEAVMGLVGPEFVGGTGALAFLLAAEVVAATAVVSEAVLIYVARGRNLAISVGTIAFQAALTITLILLVERLGYGEPFKAAAAAIALMVALGVASLVKALLLTRILGYPINNWRWALVYAVAPAVLVGWLATQLPEWAELAFGIPAILLTYGFIIWKRGFGPEDRVLFQRNKAEAPD